The window TCATAACTCTCCTTAATCGGATGAAGTCTTCTTCATCGCAATCTACAAATGAGCATTACACACAAGATCAGATAGATGAACGGATCAAGCTGATAAAGAAAGAAATAACCGGATCGGATCTACCGGATAACCTCTTTGACCATAAAGATAGATGGGAGAGGAGAGGAAGGTAACAGCAAAAGCAAAAAGCAGAAAGTAACTCAAAGCTTTTAACCTGTGAAATTAATAATATTTCACTGGGTCCTACTTTGAGAAGGAAAAAGTAACTCAAAGCTCTGCTTTGAGAAAGAATAAAGATAAAAGATCAAAGGCAAAAAGGAAAAGACTTTCTTTACTTTTTATTTCGAGTCGATACTTGCAAATCGACTCGAGCTTACTGAAAAAGTAACTTTCCGAAACTTAACTTTGACGATATTCTCTGTCTAAAGTTTCGTGAAGTTGTATTTTATTTTTTCAATAACGGAGTATTTGTATGTCCCAAATTATTGGTCAAATTGATTCTTTATCAAACTTAAAACAAAAATTGAAAGAGAATGGAATTAAGTATTTTAATTCATTAGATGACATTGTTTCATTTCGTAATGATTTCCCTAATATGATAAATAAAAATAAAGAGGAAATTGAAAAATCCATTTTATCAGAAATTGAACAATTAAAACAGGATATTTATAATTTAAATTCAGAGCATAAAAACAAACTTTTAATTCGTGAAAAAGTATTACTTAAGGAAAAGAATGAAATTGATCCATTGATAAATCATTATTCGCAAAATCCTAAAAAAATCATTGATAGAATTTATTATTTCTATAAGAGATATACACTAAAAAATAGAAGAAATATATTATTCAATTCTTTCGAAATTGAGAAAAAGCGTCCTTATTTTTATATTGAAAAGAGAATCGCTTCTAAAAAAAAAGAACTTCAATACAAAGAGCAAAATATCATTAGCATCGTAGAAAAGCGTAGTAATAAAAAATCAAAAAAAATCCTCCACATAAAATCAATCCTTGATGAGTATAACACTCTATTTCTGGGGGCAATAGGAGAGCAAAAGGCTGTCGATGAACTAAGAAATCTACCTGGTTCTTATATTGTAATTAATGATTTTGTAAAAGATTTTGATCCTCCAAAATTTGATAAAAGAAGTGGTCAAATTATTGAAAGAATTCAAGCAGATCATATTGTTGTAGGACCCTCAGGAGTTTTTCTTATTGAAACAAAGAATTGGAGTAAAAATTCTATTGAAAATCGTGAGTTACATTCTCCAGTTGAGCAGATTGAGAGAACAAATTATGCTTTGTTTAGTTATTTAAACAATGCTATAAATTATGGAAATAACATTTTTTTCAAACATAATTGGGGTTCATGTAAGATATCAGTACGAAATATTATTTTAATGATTAACTCAAAACCAGATCAAGAGTTCCAATTTGTTAAAATACTCTCATTAAATGAAATCTGCAACTACATTACTTATTTTAAACCGATATTTTCAAATAAGCAGGTTCGAAAATTAGTAAAATTATTGCAGCATAATTGAATAATAAAAGGTTTTCATCTCGCATGCTCGTAGAATAGGTGAGAACCAACCGTTTTTCTCATGATCATAACTTTCCGAAACTTAACTTTGACGATATTCTCCGTTTAAAGTTTCGTAAAGTTGTATTTAAAAATAGAGGGTGGGTTAGCACCCACCCTACTCAATCTTTACTCCTTCTCTAATTTCGCCTTAAAAATAACCGAAGTGATAATTTCGATAAGAAGTCCGTAGAACGCACCTAAACCCAGCGTAGCGATAAACATGCCGGCTTTACTGAAGTCCGGGCTTGCCGGAGCCATCAGTCCGCTGAACGCCATCGGTAAGCTGAAGATAAGACCCAATACTAAACCGCGCAAAGTCCAGTGTCCCAGCTTGAAACAGCAGATACCAATAGCAAATCCTATCAGAGTACGGCTGAAAATTATCTGCAAAACAATGGGCAATGGCAAAGGTTCCGGTCCGCTGGAAGCAAGACCATAACATACAAAACCGAATAAAACACCCGAAAGTGTGGCAATTATTAAACGTTTAATTTTTTGCATTTATACCTCTATAATAAAAGTTTGTTCGTCACAAATCTACAAGCTTCCAGTTTTCGAAATTAACGGTTTATTTTGTATAAATTTAACTAAAAAGTATTTTACTGAACGTTTATTTTGTGTCAAATAGTTTTTCTGTAGGGTGGGTGATAACCCACAAAAATCATTTGAAGCGAAAGGTTTTCTTGGGTGGGTACTAATCCACCAAAACAAATATTTGACATTCAAATGGTATTTCGTTTTTTTTACGTATGTCAAATTATCGAAGAATGTTCTTGGAAGGGACACCATATTTCATTACTTTGGTTACATTTAAACGAAGAAGTTTACTTATAGATTATATTAGCCTTTTACGTAAAAGCTTTGAATATGTAAGTAATATCAATAAGTTTGAAATTATTGCTTTTGTAATACTACCAGATCATTTACATATGTTAATTAAACCTGAGGATTTTAAAAAATATCCTGATATTATCAGACAGATTAAAACATATTTCACGAAACATATAGATAATAATATAAAAAAGAATGTTGAGAAAGATTTAACTGCAAGCCAGTTAAGAAAAGGAGAAAAAGGTATCTGGCAGAGAAGATATTATGAACATACAATTCGAAATATAAAGGATTTGAATAAACATATTGAC is drawn from Bacteroidales bacterium and contains these coding sequences:
- a CDS encoding NERD domain-containing protein, producing MSQIIGQIDSLSNLKQKLKENGIKYFNSLDDIVSFRNDFPNMINKNKEEIEKSILSEIEQLKQDIYNLNSEHKNKLLIREKVLLKEKNEIDPLINHYSQNPKKIIDRIYYFYKRYTLKNRRNILFNSFEIEKKRPYFYIEKRIASKKKELQYKEQNIISIVEKRSNKKSKKILHIKSILDEYNTLFLGAIGEQKAVDELRNLPGSYIVINDFVKDFDPPKFDKRSGQIIERIQADHIVVGPSGVFLIETKNWSKNSIENRELHSPVEQIERTNYALFSYLNNAINYGNNIFFKHNWGSCKISVRNIILMINSKPDQEFQFVKILSLNEICNYITYFKPIFSNKQVRKLVKLLQHN
- a CDS encoding transposase → MSNYRRMFLEGTPYFITLVTFKRRSLLIDYISLLRKSFEYVSNINKFEIIAFVILPDHLHMLIKPEDFKKYPDIIRQIKTYFTKHIDNNIKKNVEKDLTASQLRKGEKGIWQRRYYEHTIRNIKDLNKHIDYIHYNPVKHDLVKCVREWDYSSFTDFVKNGIYDINWGSGNINDISGLDYE